Proteins from a genomic interval of Vespula pensylvanica isolate Volc-1 chromosome 22, ASM1446617v1, whole genome shotgun sequence:
- the LOC122636534 gene encoding polycomb group protein Psc-like isoform X3, with product MTERDSGEDRGLSSSMETCEKEKPLVKDLNEHIVCPLCRGYLVDATTLTECLHSFCRGCIVRRLSNGARLCPVCNVSASPPLLPDPRLQRLVYLVVPGLFRSELERRRHFRLVNPQCPPLPSPFGALELTLDDFVSLSLRELTDSKDEETRGERSVASAVEEKGNEETSVREPTTRYLKCPAAVTVRHLVRLLTLKRGWEEMNSGVNTANRIEMTCEDYNGDPRGRRKPDVLEMSWTLLDLACIFGWKKEAPLKLFYRIVRKEETASTSKSSPCNEDTNKDGPTIENIQRPPTPPPSPKPVQENDVESRRTFGTGTEAPRALETTKEREKETKSKKPRCEVTPVMRAPDPVGISSVAMQQSNHTSKSSRTKELARLEHRKRRKRRNKRVIAEITTTPREDLLKLKVRLTPCPPRITSSSSSGQAKEKLLQMRAVRREKIKASALSQQRSVNLPREENNATGKECPVESEETIEDIIDCIPDEVVRVAQNITVPPQDDKSSHDKKDNQKSPKVPIRQKEETQAAETRKPPIEETVTSVERPKKDEEILRRLGLVAINEASESPCEKTKQRGQNHNEKPNDLDREKLEKQLRESKANRVRSLLAEKQMRDALKGIMSKTKEEGSSSTSSTQQGTGGPCPKKKGPPPLAPLRVVKPSSGFAVTSTMVESNNPKYETPLDLSSGGTVNDNVLDLSSTLQSSSVGFSASSASSSPSPSSSSSSSSSSSSSSSSSSSVCTPPSLPLLRPQQTSLTMGSFLRKSKEMEQRKGQDTNLRTLSDVAVSRLSGCINDKNSVEPLLLGSTSIAASKVALRIPQPHHRISGYGMKNKPNLGVRHIPNPQAVVASQYRNQRAIYFNSLSQHPP from the exons ATGACGGAACGCGACAGCGGCGAGGATCGAG GGTTAAGTAGCAGCATGGAGACCTGTGAGAAGGAGAAGCCGCTGGTGAAAGACTTGAACGAACATATCGTCTGTCCTCTCTGCAGGGGCTACCTCGTTGATGCCACGACCCTCACGGAATGTTTGCATTCCT TTTGCAGAGGCTGCATAGTGAGACGTCTGAGCAACGGCGCTCGATTGTGTCCTGTATGCAACGTGTCGGCATCGCCGCCTCTTTTACCGGATCCTCGACTTCAAAGGTTGGTCTATCTCGTGGTTCCGGGTCTTTTCCGTTCGGAACTCGAACGCAGGCGACACTTCCGTTTGGTAAACCCGCAATGTCCGCCATTACCGTCGCCATTCGGGGCATTGGAACTAACATTGGACGATTTCGTGAGTCTGAGCCTTCGCGAGTTAACGGACTCGAAGGACGAAGAGACTCGAGGAGAACGATCGGTTGCTTCGGCCGTAGAGGAGAAGGGTAACGAGGAGACTTCTGTTCGGGAGCCTACAACGAGATATCTCAAGTGTCCGGCTGCTGTGACGGTCCGTCATCTCGTTCGTTTGTTGACTCTTAAAAGAGGTTGGGAAGAGATGAATTCCGGAGTTAACACGGCTAACAGGATAGAGATGACATGCGAGGATTACAACGGAGATCCTCGCGGTCGCCGGAAGCCGGACGTTTTAGAAATGTCTTGGACGTTGTTGGACTTGGCTTGCATCTTCGGATGGAAGAAG GAAGCACCGTTGAAGCTATTTTATCGTATCGtccgaaaggaagaaacagcGTCGACTTCGAAGTCTAGCCCGTGTAACGAGGATACCAACAAGGACGGTCCTACcatcgaaaatattcaaagacCGCCAACGCCACCGCCGAGTCCAAAGCCCGTGCAAGAGAACGACGTGGAATCTCGGCGAACGTTCGGAACTGGGACGGAAGCTCCTCGTGCTTTGGAAACTACGAaggagcgagaaaaagagaccaAATCAAAGAAACCCCGTTGCGAAGTCACTCCCGTGATGAGAGCGCCGGATCCCGTTGGCATCTCCTCGGTCGCGATGCAGCAGAGCAATCATACTTCGAAGAGTTCAAGGACAAAGGAATTAGCGAGGCTGGAGCATCGAAAGCGAAGGAAACGGCGAAACAAACGAGTAATCGCGGAAATCACTACTACACCGAGAGAGGATCTCCTCAAGCTGAAGGTCAGGTTAACTCCTTGTCCCCCGAGAATTACGtccagtagtagtagtggtcaGGCTAAAGAGAAATTGCTACAAATGAGGGCCGTCCGACGAGAGAAGATCAAGGCGAGCGCGTTGAGTCAACAACGTTCGGTAAATTTACCTCGGGAAGAGAATAATGCCACGGGCAAGGAGTGTCCCGTGGAATCCGAGGAAACGATAGAGGATATCATAGATTGTATACCGGACGAGGTGGTCAGAGTCGCCCAGAACATTACCGTTCCGCCGCAGGACGATAAATCTTCTCacgataagaaagataatcaGAAGTCTCCGAAGGTGCCGATTCGTCAGAAAGAGGAGACTCAAGCCGCGGAGACGCGCAAGCCGCCGATCGAGGAGACCGTAACGAGCGTGGAACGTCCGAAGAAGGACGAGGAGATTCTACGCAGGCTGGGCTTGGTAGCGATAAACGAAGCAAGCGAGTCTCCGTGCGAGAAGACGAAGCAACGCGGTCAGAATCACAACGAGAAACCGAACGACTTGGATCGCGAAAAGTTGGAGAAACAATTACGGGAGAGCAAGGCGAATCGCGTTAGGAGTTTACTCGCTGAGAAACAAATGCGGGACGCATTGAAAGGTATAATGTCCAagacgaaggaagaaggaagttCTTCGACGTCCTCGACGCAACAAGGTACAGGTGGTCCCTGCCCCAAAAAGAAGGGTCCACCCCCGTTGGCGCCTTTACGAGTGGTTAAACCTTCCTCCGGATTCGCCGTAACAAGCACAATGGTGGAATCCAACAACCCAAAGTACGAAACTCCGTTAGACCTGAGCAGCGGCGGGACGGTTAACGACAACGTTCTCGATTTGTCCTCGACATTGCAGAGTTCCTCCGTAGGTTTTTCAGCGTCATCGGCTTCCTCCTCGCCGtctccctcttcctcgtccagttcttcttcctcgtcgtcgtcgtcttcttcttcttcttcgtccgtCTGTACGCCACCTTCTTTGCCATTACTTAGACCTCAACAGACCAGCCTCACGATGGGTAGCTTCCTTCGCAAGTCCAAGGAGATGGAACAACGTAAAGGACAAGACACCAATCTACGAACTCTCTCGGATGTTGCGGTTTCTCGTCTCAGCGGCTGCATCAACGACAAGAATTCCGTCGAGCCTCTCCTACTTGGTTCCACTAGTATCGCTGCGAGCAAGGTCGCCTTGCGTATTCCACAACCGCATCACCGTATATCTGGCTATGGTATGAAAAACAAGCCGAATCTTGGTGTACGGCATATACCCAATCCTCAAGCTGTCGTCGCTTCTCAATACAGAAATCAAAGAGCCATTTATTTCAACAGCCTTTCCCAGCATCCGCCGTAA
- the LOC122636534 gene encoding polycomb group protein Psc-like isoform X1 gives MVGRGLSSSMETCEKEKPLVKDLNEHIVCPLCRGYLVDATTLTECLHSFCRGCIVRRLSNGARLCPVCNVSASPPLLPDPRLQRLVYLVVPGLFRSELERRRHFRLVNPQCPPLPSPFGALELTLDDFVSLSLRELTDSKDEETRGERSVASAVEEKGNEETSVREPTTRYLKCPAAVTVRHLVRLLTLKRGWEEMNSGVNTANRIEMTCEDYNGDPRGRRKPDVLEMSWTLLDLACIFGWKKEAPLKLFYRIVRKEETASTSKSSPCNEDTNKDGPTIENIQRPPTPPPSPKPVQENDVESRRTFGTGTEAPRALETTKEREKETKSKKPRCEVTPVMRAPDPVGISSVAMQQSNHTSKSSRTKELARLEHRKRRKRRNKRVIAEITTTPREDLLKLKVRLTPCPPRITSSSSSGQAKEKLLQMRAVRREKIKASALSQQRSVNLPREENNATGKECPVESEETIEDIIDCIPDEVVRVAQNITVPPQDDKSSHDKKDNQKSPKVPIRQKEETQAAETRKPPIEETVTSVERPKKDEEILRRLGLVAINEASESPCEKTKQRGQNHNEKPNDLDREKLEKQLRESKANRVRSLLAEKQMRDALKGIMSKTKEEGSSSTSSTQQGTGGPCPKKKGPPPLAPLRVVKPSSGFAVTSTMVESNNPKYETPLDLSSGGTVNDNVLDLSSTLQSSSVGFSASSASSSPSPSSSSSSSSSSSSSSSSSSSVCTPPSLPLLRPQQTSLTMGSFLRKSKEMEQRKGQDTNLRTLSDVAVSRLSGCINDKNSVEPLLLGSTSIAASKVALRIPQPHHRISGYGMKNKPNLGVRHIPNPQAVVASQYRNQRAIYFNSLSQHPP, from the exons ATGGTGGGGAGAG GGTTAAGTAGCAGCATGGAGACCTGTGAGAAGGAGAAGCCGCTGGTGAAAGACTTGAACGAACATATCGTCTGTCCTCTCTGCAGGGGCTACCTCGTTGATGCCACGACCCTCACGGAATGTTTGCATTCCT TTTGCAGAGGCTGCATAGTGAGACGTCTGAGCAACGGCGCTCGATTGTGTCCTGTATGCAACGTGTCGGCATCGCCGCCTCTTTTACCGGATCCTCGACTTCAAAGGTTGGTCTATCTCGTGGTTCCGGGTCTTTTCCGTTCGGAACTCGAACGCAGGCGACACTTCCGTTTGGTAAACCCGCAATGTCCGCCATTACCGTCGCCATTCGGGGCATTGGAACTAACATTGGACGATTTCGTGAGTCTGAGCCTTCGCGAGTTAACGGACTCGAAGGACGAAGAGACTCGAGGAGAACGATCGGTTGCTTCGGCCGTAGAGGAGAAGGGTAACGAGGAGACTTCTGTTCGGGAGCCTACAACGAGATATCTCAAGTGTCCGGCTGCTGTGACGGTCCGTCATCTCGTTCGTTTGTTGACTCTTAAAAGAGGTTGGGAAGAGATGAATTCCGGAGTTAACACGGCTAACAGGATAGAGATGACATGCGAGGATTACAACGGAGATCCTCGCGGTCGCCGGAAGCCGGACGTTTTAGAAATGTCTTGGACGTTGTTGGACTTGGCTTGCATCTTCGGATGGAAGAAG GAAGCACCGTTGAAGCTATTTTATCGTATCGtccgaaaggaagaaacagcGTCGACTTCGAAGTCTAGCCCGTGTAACGAGGATACCAACAAGGACGGTCCTACcatcgaaaatattcaaagacCGCCAACGCCACCGCCGAGTCCAAAGCCCGTGCAAGAGAACGACGTGGAATCTCGGCGAACGTTCGGAACTGGGACGGAAGCTCCTCGTGCTTTGGAAACTACGAaggagcgagaaaaagagaccaAATCAAAGAAACCCCGTTGCGAAGTCACTCCCGTGATGAGAGCGCCGGATCCCGTTGGCATCTCCTCGGTCGCGATGCAGCAGAGCAATCATACTTCGAAGAGTTCAAGGACAAAGGAATTAGCGAGGCTGGAGCATCGAAAGCGAAGGAAACGGCGAAACAAACGAGTAATCGCGGAAATCACTACTACACCGAGAGAGGATCTCCTCAAGCTGAAGGTCAGGTTAACTCCTTGTCCCCCGAGAATTACGtccagtagtagtagtggtcaGGCTAAAGAGAAATTGCTACAAATGAGGGCCGTCCGACGAGAGAAGATCAAGGCGAGCGCGTTGAGTCAACAACGTTCGGTAAATTTACCTCGGGAAGAGAATAATGCCACGGGCAAGGAGTGTCCCGTGGAATCCGAGGAAACGATAGAGGATATCATAGATTGTATACCGGACGAGGTGGTCAGAGTCGCCCAGAACATTACCGTTCCGCCGCAGGACGATAAATCTTCTCacgataagaaagataatcaGAAGTCTCCGAAGGTGCCGATTCGTCAGAAAGAGGAGACTCAAGCCGCGGAGACGCGCAAGCCGCCGATCGAGGAGACCGTAACGAGCGTGGAACGTCCGAAGAAGGACGAGGAGATTCTACGCAGGCTGGGCTTGGTAGCGATAAACGAAGCAAGCGAGTCTCCGTGCGAGAAGACGAAGCAACGCGGTCAGAATCACAACGAGAAACCGAACGACTTGGATCGCGAAAAGTTGGAGAAACAATTACGGGAGAGCAAGGCGAATCGCGTTAGGAGTTTACTCGCTGAGAAACAAATGCGGGACGCATTGAAAGGTATAATGTCCAagacgaaggaagaaggaagttCTTCGACGTCCTCGACGCAACAAGGTACAGGTGGTCCCTGCCCCAAAAAGAAGGGTCCACCCCCGTTGGCGCCTTTACGAGTGGTTAAACCTTCCTCCGGATTCGCCGTAACAAGCACAATGGTGGAATCCAACAACCCAAAGTACGAAACTCCGTTAGACCTGAGCAGCGGCGGGACGGTTAACGACAACGTTCTCGATTTGTCCTCGACATTGCAGAGTTCCTCCGTAGGTTTTTCAGCGTCATCGGCTTCCTCCTCGCCGtctccctcttcctcgtccagttcttcttcctcgtcgtcgtcgtcttcttcttcttcttcgtccgtCTGTACGCCACCTTCTTTGCCATTACTTAGACCTCAACAGACCAGCCTCACGATGGGTAGCTTCCTTCGCAAGTCCAAGGAGATGGAACAACGTAAAGGACAAGACACCAATCTACGAACTCTCTCGGATGTTGCGGTTTCTCGTCTCAGCGGCTGCATCAACGACAAGAATTCCGTCGAGCCTCTCCTACTTGGTTCCACTAGTATCGCTGCGAGCAAGGTCGCCTTGCGTATTCCACAACCGCATCACCGTATATCTGGCTATGGTATGAAAAACAAGCCGAATCTTGGTGTACGGCATATACCCAATCCTCAAGCTGTCGTCGCTTCTCAATACAGAAATCAAAGAGCCATTTATTTCAACAGCCTTTCCCAGCATCCGCCGTAA
- the LOC122636534 gene encoding polycomb group protein Psc-like isoform X2 has translation MIAGHSDELTRLGLSSSMETCEKEKPLVKDLNEHIVCPLCRGYLVDATTLTECLHSFCRGCIVRRLSNGARLCPVCNVSASPPLLPDPRLQRLVYLVVPGLFRSELERRRHFRLVNPQCPPLPSPFGALELTLDDFVSLSLRELTDSKDEETRGERSVASAVEEKGNEETSVREPTTRYLKCPAAVTVRHLVRLLTLKRGWEEMNSGVNTANRIEMTCEDYNGDPRGRRKPDVLEMSWTLLDLACIFGWKKEAPLKLFYRIVRKEETASTSKSSPCNEDTNKDGPTIENIQRPPTPPPSPKPVQENDVESRRTFGTGTEAPRALETTKEREKETKSKKPRCEVTPVMRAPDPVGISSVAMQQSNHTSKSSRTKELARLEHRKRRKRRNKRVIAEITTTPREDLLKLKVRLTPCPPRITSSSSSGQAKEKLLQMRAVRREKIKASALSQQRSVNLPREENNATGKECPVESEETIEDIIDCIPDEVVRVAQNITVPPQDDKSSHDKKDNQKSPKVPIRQKEETQAAETRKPPIEETVTSVERPKKDEEILRRLGLVAINEASESPCEKTKQRGQNHNEKPNDLDREKLEKQLRESKANRVRSLLAEKQMRDALKGIMSKTKEEGSSSTSSTQQGTGGPCPKKKGPPPLAPLRVVKPSSGFAVTSTMVESNNPKYETPLDLSSGGTVNDNVLDLSSTLQSSSVGFSASSASSSPSPSSSSSSSSSSSSSSSSSSSVCTPPSLPLLRPQQTSLTMGSFLRKSKEMEQRKGQDTNLRTLSDVAVSRLSGCINDKNSVEPLLLGSTSIAASKVALRIPQPHHRISGYGMKNKPNLGVRHIPNPQAVVASQYRNQRAIYFNSLSQHPP, from the exons ATGATCGCTGGACATAGCGACGAATTAACGCGACTAG GGTTAAGTAGCAGCATGGAGACCTGTGAGAAGGAGAAGCCGCTGGTGAAAGACTTGAACGAACATATCGTCTGTCCTCTCTGCAGGGGCTACCTCGTTGATGCCACGACCCTCACGGAATGTTTGCATTCCT TTTGCAGAGGCTGCATAGTGAGACGTCTGAGCAACGGCGCTCGATTGTGTCCTGTATGCAACGTGTCGGCATCGCCGCCTCTTTTACCGGATCCTCGACTTCAAAGGTTGGTCTATCTCGTGGTTCCGGGTCTTTTCCGTTCGGAACTCGAACGCAGGCGACACTTCCGTTTGGTAAACCCGCAATGTCCGCCATTACCGTCGCCATTCGGGGCATTGGAACTAACATTGGACGATTTCGTGAGTCTGAGCCTTCGCGAGTTAACGGACTCGAAGGACGAAGAGACTCGAGGAGAACGATCGGTTGCTTCGGCCGTAGAGGAGAAGGGTAACGAGGAGACTTCTGTTCGGGAGCCTACAACGAGATATCTCAAGTGTCCGGCTGCTGTGACGGTCCGTCATCTCGTTCGTTTGTTGACTCTTAAAAGAGGTTGGGAAGAGATGAATTCCGGAGTTAACACGGCTAACAGGATAGAGATGACATGCGAGGATTACAACGGAGATCCTCGCGGTCGCCGGAAGCCGGACGTTTTAGAAATGTCTTGGACGTTGTTGGACTTGGCTTGCATCTTCGGATGGAAGAAG GAAGCACCGTTGAAGCTATTTTATCGTATCGtccgaaaggaagaaacagcGTCGACTTCGAAGTCTAGCCCGTGTAACGAGGATACCAACAAGGACGGTCCTACcatcgaaaatattcaaagacCGCCAACGCCACCGCCGAGTCCAAAGCCCGTGCAAGAGAACGACGTGGAATCTCGGCGAACGTTCGGAACTGGGACGGAAGCTCCTCGTGCTTTGGAAACTACGAaggagcgagaaaaagagaccaAATCAAAGAAACCCCGTTGCGAAGTCACTCCCGTGATGAGAGCGCCGGATCCCGTTGGCATCTCCTCGGTCGCGATGCAGCAGAGCAATCATACTTCGAAGAGTTCAAGGACAAAGGAATTAGCGAGGCTGGAGCATCGAAAGCGAAGGAAACGGCGAAACAAACGAGTAATCGCGGAAATCACTACTACACCGAGAGAGGATCTCCTCAAGCTGAAGGTCAGGTTAACTCCTTGTCCCCCGAGAATTACGtccagtagtagtagtggtcaGGCTAAAGAGAAATTGCTACAAATGAGGGCCGTCCGACGAGAGAAGATCAAGGCGAGCGCGTTGAGTCAACAACGTTCGGTAAATTTACCTCGGGAAGAGAATAATGCCACGGGCAAGGAGTGTCCCGTGGAATCCGAGGAAACGATAGAGGATATCATAGATTGTATACCGGACGAGGTGGTCAGAGTCGCCCAGAACATTACCGTTCCGCCGCAGGACGATAAATCTTCTCacgataagaaagataatcaGAAGTCTCCGAAGGTGCCGATTCGTCAGAAAGAGGAGACTCAAGCCGCGGAGACGCGCAAGCCGCCGATCGAGGAGACCGTAACGAGCGTGGAACGTCCGAAGAAGGACGAGGAGATTCTACGCAGGCTGGGCTTGGTAGCGATAAACGAAGCAAGCGAGTCTCCGTGCGAGAAGACGAAGCAACGCGGTCAGAATCACAACGAGAAACCGAACGACTTGGATCGCGAAAAGTTGGAGAAACAATTACGGGAGAGCAAGGCGAATCGCGTTAGGAGTTTACTCGCTGAGAAACAAATGCGGGACGCATTGAAAGGTATAATGTCCAagacgaaggaagaaggaagttCTTCGACGTCCTCGACGCAACAAGGTACAGGTGGTCCCTGCCCCAAAAAGAAGGGTCCACCCCCGTTGGCGCCTTTACGAGTGGTTAAACCTTCCTCCGGATTCGCCGTAACAAGCACAATGGTGGAATCCAACAACCCAAAGTACGAAACTCCGTTAGACCTGAGCAGCGGCGGGACGGTTAACGACAACGTTCTCGATTTGTCCTCGACATTGCAGAGTTCCTCCGTAGGTTTTTCAGCGTCATCGGCTTCCTCCTCGCCGtctccctcttcctcgtccagttcttcttcctcgtcgtcgtcgtcttcttcttcttcttcgtccgtCTGTACGCCACCTTCTTTGCCATTACTTAGACCTCAACAGACCAGCCTCACGATGGGTAGCTTCCTTCGCAAGTCCAAGGAGATGGAACAACGTAAAGGACAAGACACCAATCTACGAACTCTCTCGGATGTTGCGGTTTCTCGTCTCAGCGGCTGCATCAACGACAAGAATTCCGTCGAGCCTCTCCTACTTGGTTCCACTAGTATCGCTGCGAGCAAGGTCGCCTTGCGTATTCCACAACCGCATCACCGTATATCTGGCTATGGTATGAAAAACAAGCCGAATCTTGGTGTACGGCATATACCCAATCCTCAAGCTGTCGTCGCTTCTCAATACAGAAATCAAAGAGCCATTTATTTCAACAGCCTTTCCCAGCATCCGCCGTAA
- the LOC122636534 gene encoding polycomb group protein Psc-like isoform X4, with protein sequence METCEKEKPLVKDLNEHIVCPLCRGYLVDATTLTECLHSFCRGCIVRRLSNGARLCPVCNVSASPPLLPDPRLQRLVYLVVPGLFRSELERRRHFRLVNPQCPPLPSPFGALELTLDDFVSLSLRELTDSKDEETRGERSVASAVEEKGNEETSVREPTTRYLKCPAAVTVRHLVRLLTLKRGWEEMNSGVNTANRIEMTCEDYNGDPRGRRKPDVLEMSWTLLDLACIFGWKKEAPLKLFYRIVRKEETASTSKSSPCNEDTNKDGPTIENIQRPPTPPPSPKPVQENDVESRRTFGTGTEAPRALETTKEREKETKSKKPRCEVTPVMRAPDPVGISSVAMQQSNHTSKSSRTKELARLEHRKRRKRRNKRVIAEITTTPREDLLKLKVRLTPCPPRITSSSSSGQAKEKLLQMRAVRREKIKASALSQQRSVNLPREENNATGKECPVESEETIEDIIDCIPDEVVRVAQNITVPPQDDKSSHDKKDNQKSPKVPIRQKEETQAAETRKPPIEETVTSVERPKKDEEILRRLGLVAINEASESPCEKTKQRGQNHNEKPNDLDREKLEKQLRESKANRVRSLLAEKQMRDALKGIMSKTKEEGSSSTSSTQQGTGGPCPKKKGPPPLAPLRVVKPSSGFAVTSTMVESNNPKYETPLDLSSGGTVNDNVLDLSSTLQSSSVGFSASSASSSPSPSSSSSSSSSSSSSSSSSSSVCTPPSLPLLRPQQTSLTMGSFLRKSKEMEQRKGQDTNLRTLSDVAVSRLSGCINDKNSVEPLLLGSTSIAASKVALRIPQPHHRISGYGMKNKPNLGVRHIPNPQAVVASQYRNQRAIYFNSLSQHPP encoded by the exons ATGGAGACCTGTGAGAAGGAGAAGCCGCTGGTGAAAGACTTGAACGAACATATCGTCTGTCCTCTCTGCAGGGGCTACCTCGTTGATGCCACGACCCTCACGGAATGTTTGCATTCCT TTTGCAGAGGCTGCATAGTGAGACGTCTGAGCAACGGCGCTCGATTGTGTCCTGTATGCAACGTGTCGGCATCGCCGCCTCTTTTACCGGATCCTCGACTTCAAAGGTTGGTCTATCTCGTGGTTCCGGGTCTTTTCCGTTCGGAACTCGAACGCAGGCGACACTTCCGTTTGGTAAACCCGCAATGTCCGCCATTACCGTCGCCATTCGGGGCATTGGAACTAACATTGGACGATTTCGTGAGTCTGAGCCTTCGCGAGTTAACGGACTCGAAGGACGAAGAGACTCGAGGAGAACGATCGGTTGCTTCGGCCGTAGAGGAGAAGGGTAACGAGGAGACTTCTGTTCGGGAGCCTACAACGAGATATCTCAAGTGTCCGGCTGCTGTGACGGTCCGTCATCTCGTTCGTTTGTTGACTCTTAAAAGAGGTTGGGAAGAGATGAATTCCGGAGTTAACACGGCTAACAGGATAGAGATGACATGCGAGGATTACAACGGAGATCCTCGCGGTCGCCGGAAGCCGGACGTTTTAGAAATGTCTTGGACGTTGTTGGACTTGGCTTGCATCTTCGGATGGAAGAAG GAAGCACCGTTGAAGCTATTTTATCGTATCGtccgaaaggaagaaacagcGTCGACTTCGAAGTCTAGCCCGTGTAACGAGGATACCAACAAGGACGGTCCTACcatcgaaaatattcaaagacCGCCAACGCCACCGCCGAGTCCAAAGCCCGTGCAAGAGAACGACGTGGAATCTCGGCGAACGTTCGGAACTGGGACGGAAGCTCCTCGTGCTTTGGAAACTACGAaggagcgagaaaaagagaccaAATCAAAGAAACCCCGTTGCGAAGTCACTCCCGTGATGAGAGCGCCGGATCCCGTTGGCATCTCCTCGGTCGCGATGCAGCAGAGCAATCATACTTCGAAGAGTTCAAGGACAAAGGAATTAGCGAGGCTGGAGCATCGAAAGCGAAGGAAACGGCGAAACAAACGAGTAATCGCGGAAATCACTACTACACCGAGAGAGGATCTCCTCAAGCTGAAGGTCAGGTTAACTCCTTGTCCCCCGAGAATTACGtccagtagtagtagtggtcaGGCTAAAGAGAAATTGCTACAAATGAGGGCCGTCCGACGAGAGAAGATCAAGGCGAGCGCGTTGAGTCAACAACGTTCGGTAAATTTACCTCGGGAAGAGAATAATGCCACGGGCAAGGAGTGTCCCGTGGAATCCGAGGAAACGATAGAGGATATCATAGATTGTATACCGGACGAGGTGGTCAGAGTCGCCCAGAACATTACCGTTCCGCCGCAGGACGATAAATCTTCTCacgataagaaagataatcaGAAGTCTCCGAAGGTGCCGATTCGTCAGAAAGAGGAGACTCAAGCCGCGGAGACGCGCAAGCCGCCGATCGAGGAGACCGTAACGAGCGTGGAACGTCCGAAGAAGGACGAGGAGATTCTACGCAGGCTGGGCTTGGTAGCGATAAACGAAGCAAGCGAGTCTCCGTGCGAGAAGACGAAGCAACGCGGTCAGAATCACAACGAGAAACCGAACGACTTGGATCGCGAAAAGTTGGAGAAACAATTACGGGAGAGCAAGGCGAATCGCGTTAGGAGTTTACTCGCTGAGAAACAAATGCGGGACGCATTGAAAGGTATAATGTCCAagacgaaggaagaaggaagttCTTCGACGTCCTCGACGCAACAAGGTACAGGTGGTCCCTGCCCCAAAAAGAAGGGTCCACCCCCGTTGGCGCCTTTACGAGTGGTTAAACCTTCCTCCGGATTCGCCGTAACAAGCACAATGGTGGAATCCAACAACCCAAAGTACGAAACTCCGTTAGACCTGAGCAGCGGCGGGACGGTTAACGACAACGTTCTCGATTTGTCCTCGACATTGCAGAGTTCCTCCGTAGGTTTTTCAGCGTCATCGGCTTCCTCCTCGCCGtctccctcttcctcgtccagttcttcttcctcgtcgtcgtcgtcttcttcttcttcttcgtccgtCTGTACGCCACCTTCTTTGCCATTACTTAGACCTCAACAGACCAGCCTCACGATGGGTAGCTTCCTTCGCAAGTCCAAGGAGATGGAACAACGTAAAGGACAAGACACCAATCTACGAACTCTCTCGGATGTTGCGGTTTCTCGTCTCAGCGGCTGCATCAACGACAAGAATTCCGTCGAGCCTCTCCTACTTGGTTCCACTAGTATCGCTGCGAGCAAGGTCGCCTTGCGTATTCCACAACCGCATCACCGTATATCTGGCTATGGTATGAAAAACAAGCCGAATCTTGGTGTACGGCATATACCCAATCCTCAAGCTGTCGTCGCTTCTCAATACAGAAATCAAAGAGCCATTTATTTCAACAGCCTTTCCCAGCATCCGCCGTAA